From one Nocardioides yefusunii genomic stretch:
- a CDS encoding ATP-dependent helicase gives MSALDDFHAPTREWFRASFPAPTPAQEGAWSAVARGRHALVVAPTGSGKTLSAFLSSLDALLSTPVAERPEKAHRCRVLYVSPLKALAVDVERNLRAPLVGITRTAERLGIEVPDVTVGIRSGDTPPNERRKQATAPPDILITTPESLFLMLTSQAREALRGVETVILDEVHAVAGSKRGAHLAVSLERLDHLLPRPAQRIGLSATVRPVETVATFLGGDQPVDVVQPSSTKEWDLTVVVPVEDMTSPAPRELPEDGGDPFGEDWDPDASKRASSIWPHVEEQVVDLVEQHRSTIVFANSRRLAERLTSRLNEIASRRAEGAAATREAQGPPAEVMAQAGTSEPAEVVIAKAHHGSVSKEQRALIEDDLKQGRLPCVVATSSLELGIDMGAVDLVIQIESPPSVASALQRVGRAGHQVGETSRGVLMPKHRGDLAQTAVAVDRMRTGGIESLKVPLNPLDVLAQQVVAACAVDDWDANELYALMRRAAPYRTLPASAWEATLDLLAGRYPSEEFAELRPRIVWDRVTNMITARPGAQRLAVTSGGTIPDRGLFGVHLVGEGAGRRVGELDEEMVYESRVGDVFALGATSWRIQDITPDRVMVTPAPGVPGKLPFWKGDSPGRPAELGAAVGELHRTLAAMPPAKAEESARALGLDEYAASNLVRYLTEQAEATNLVPNDRQVVVERFRDELGDWRIIVHSPYGTPVHAPWALAINARLRERYGVEAQAMASDDGIVVRLPDTDDEPPNAELVVFEPDEIEQIVTTEVGGSALFASRFRECAARALLLPRRNPGRRSPLWQQRQRSAQLLEVASKYPSFPIVLEAVRECLQDVYDLPALVTLLQQVQRREIQVVEVATTSPSPFAGNLLFGYVAQFLYEGDSPLAERRAAALSLDQSLLAQLLGRAELRDLLDPDVLLQVEAELQWLAPDRRAKDAEGVADMLRLLGPLSGDEIAARSTDPGATAGWIEALTTSRRVFPVRMAGREVFTTVEDVTRLRDGLGVPVPMGVPTTFTQEVTEDPVGDLVARHARTHGPFVPADVATRFGLGESVVRQAVERLTARGRLVEGEFRPGAHGQEWCDAEVLRRLRRRSLAKLRKEVEPVPPAALGRFLPAWQKVTAASPGRKGGVHGIDGVMAVVDQLAGCPVPASALEPLVLAARVRDYHNSYLDELTAAGEVVWAGHGALPGNDGWVSLHAGDRAHLTLPVPEERDHDEIAAALLEAMADGGAWFFTQLASRVTQSLGKAIGDAPLSAALWQLVWDGFVTNDTLGPLRSLIRQGSTTHRTRRTPPRTGRMPARTGPPGTAGRWSLLPELDTDPTRRAHARAEVLLERHGVVTRGAVTGERVPGGFAGVYRVLAALEETGRCRRGYFVEGLGAAQFGPVGAVDRLRTFSEFSPTAHEPLVVTLAATDPANPYGAALPWPPGEGHRPGRKAGAVVVIVDGELAAYVERGGKSLLTFDASASVNRAVAVSLAETVTRGAWDSLSVERIDGQPVLGSGETPLRTALAEAGFVVTTKGLKIRARG, from the coding sequence GTGTCGGCACTGGACGATTTTCACGCCCCCACTCGCGAGTGGTTCCGCGCCTCCTTCCCCGCGCCCACCCCTGCTCAGGAAGGCGCCTGGAGCGCAGTGGCCCGGGGCCGGCACGCCCTCGTCGTGGCTCCCACCGGGTCAGGCAAGACACTGAGTGCGTTCCTCTCCTCCCTCGACGCCCTGCTCTCCACCCCTGTGGCCGAACGCCCCGAGAAGGCGCACCGCTGTCGGGTCCTCTACGTCTCCCCGCTCAAGGCGCTCGCCGTCGACGTCGAACGCAACCTCCGGGCGCCGCTGGTGGGCATCACCCGCACTGCCGAACGTCTCGGCATCGAGGTGCCCGACGTCACCGTCGGGATCCGCTCGGGCGACACCCCTCCCAACGAACGACGCAAGCAGGCCACCGCACCGCCGGACATCCTCATCACGACGCCGGAGTCGCTGTTCCTGATGCTGACCAGCCAGGCCCGTGAAGCCTTGCGCGGCGTCGAGACGGTCATCCTGGACGAGGTGCACGCCGTGGCCGGCAGCAAGCGCGGCGCACACCTGGCGGTCTCTCTGGAACGCCTCGACCACCTGCTCCCCCGGCCCGCCCAGCGGATCGGTCTCAGCGCCACGGTGCGTCCGGTCGAGACGGTGGCGACCTTCCTCGGCGGCGACCAGCCGGTCGATGTCGTCCAGCCGAGCTCCACCAAGGAGTGGGACCTCACCGTCGTCGTCCCGGTGGAGGACATGACGTCCCCGGCCCCGCGCGAACTCCCCGAGGACGGCGGAGACCCGTTCGGCGAGGACTGGGACCCGGACGCCTCGAAACGGGCCTCCTCGATCTGGCCGCACGTGGAGGAACAGGTCGTCGACCTGGTCGAGCAGCACCGTTCGACGATCGTCTTCGCCAACTCCCGTCGGCTGGCCGAGCGGCTGACGTCGCGGCTCAACGAGATCGCGTCCCGACGGGCCGAGGGGGCAGCGGCCACCCGAGAAGCACAAGGGCCGCCGGCGGAGGTGATGGCGCAGGCCGGCACCTCCGAGCCCGCCGAGGTGGTGATCGCCAAGGCGCACCACGGCTCGGTGTCGAAGGAGCAGCGGGCCCTGATCGAGGACGACCTCAAGCAGGGACGCCTCCCGTGCGTGGTGGCGACCAGCAGCCTGGAGCTGGGCATCGACATGGGTGCGGTCGACCTCGTCATCCAGATCGAGTCGCCTCCGAGTGTGGCTTCGGCGTTGCAGCGCGTGGGCCGCGCCGGCCACCAGGTCGGTGAGACCAGTCGGGGTGTGCTGATGCCGAAACACCGCGGCGATCTCGCACAGACGGCGGTGGCGGTGGACCGGATGCGTACCGGTGGAATCGAGTCGTTGAAGGTGCCCCTGAATCCGCTCGACGTGCTGGCCCAGCAGGTGGTGGCGGCGTGCGCCGTCGACGACTGGGACGCGAACGAGCTGTACGCGTTGATGCGACGGGCGGCGCCCTACCGGACGTTGCCGGCCTCGGCGTGGGAGGCGACCCTGGACCTGCTCGCGGGTCGGTACCCGAGCGAGGAGTTCGCGGAGTTGCGGCCTCGGATCGTGTGGGACCGGGTGACGAACATGATCACGGCCCGCCCCGGTGCCCAACGTCTGGCCGTCACCAGTGGCGGCACCATCCCTGACCGGGGTCTCTTCGGTGTTCACCTGGTCGGCGAGGGTGCGGGCCGACGGGTCGGCGAGCTCGACGAGGAGATGGTCTACGAGTCCCGGGTCGGTGACGTCTTCGCGCTGGGCGCGACGAGTTGGCGGATCCAGGACATCACCCCGGACCGGGTGATGGTGACCCCGGCGCCGGGCGTCCCGGGCAAGCTCCCGTTCTGGAAGGGCGACTCCCCCGGACGTCCGGCCGAGCTCGGCGCCGCGGTGGGTGAGCTGCACCGGACGTTGGCTGCGATGCCCCCGGCGAAGGCGGAGGAGTCCGCGCGAGCGTTGGGACTCGACGAGTACGCAGCCTCCAACCTGGTGCGCTACCTCACCGAGCAGGCCGAGGCGACCAACCTCGTGCCGAACGACCGTCAGGTGGTGGTCGAGCGGTTCCGGGACGAGCTCGGGGACTGGCGGATCATCGTGCACTCCCCCTACGGCACTCCGGTGCACGCTCCGTGGGCGTTGGCGATCAACGCGCGTCTGCGGGAGCGCTACGGGGTGGAGGCGCAGGCGATGGCGTCGGACGACGGGATCGTGGTCCGGCTCCCCGACACCGACGACGAGCCACCGAACGCGGAGCTGGTGGTCTTCGAGCCCGACGAGATCGAGCAGATCGTCACCACCGAGGTGGGTGGGTCGGCACTGTTCGCGAGCCGCTTCCGTGAGTGTGCCGCGCGGGCGTTGTTGCTGCCGCGTCGCAACCCGGGGCGTCGTTCTCCGTTGTGGCAGCAGCGTCAGCGCAGTGCCCAACTGTTGGAGGTCGCGTCCAAGTACCCGTCCTTCCCGATCGTGCTCGAGGCGGTACGGGAGTGTCTCCAGGACGTCTACGACCTTCCGGCGCTGGTGACGCTGCTGCAGCAGGTGCAACGTCGTGAGATCCAGGTGGTGGAGGTCGCGACGACGTCGCCGTCCCCGTTCGCCGGCAACCTGCTCTTCGGTTACGTGGCGCAGTTCCTCTACGAGGGTGACTCCCCGTTGGCAGAACGGCGCGCTGCTGCGTTGTCGTTGGACCAGTCGCTGTTGGCGCAACTGTTGGGCCGGGCCGAACTGCGCGACCTGCTCGATCCCGACGTGCTCCTCCAGGTCGAGGCCGAACTGCAGTGGCTGGCGCCGGACCGTCGGGCGAAGGACGCCGAAGGGGTCGCCGACATGCTGCGTCTGTTGGGGCCGTTGTCGGGCGATGAGATCGCTGCCCGCAGCACCGATCCGGGCGCGACCGCCGGGTGGATCGAGGCCTTGACGACCTCACGCCGGGTCTTCCCTGTGCGGATGGCCGGGCGCGAGGTGTTCACGACCGTGGAGGACGTCACCCGTCTGCGTGACGGGCTCGGGGTTCCGGTGCCGATGGGGGTCCCCACGACGTTCACCCAGGAGGTCACCGAAGATCCGGTCGGCGACCTGGTGGCCCGGCACGCCCGTACCCACGGTCCTTTCGTGCCCGCCGACGTCGCGACCCGGTTCGGGTTGGGCGAGTCAGTGGTGCGTCAGGCGGTCGAACGTCTCACTGCGCGGGGCCGGTTGGTGGAGGGCGAGTTCCGGCCCGGGGCGCACGGACAGGAGTGGTGCGACGCTGAGGTGCTGCGCAGGTTGCGGCGTCGCTCGCTGGCCAAGCTCCGCAAGGAGGTGGAGCCGGTACCGCCGGCCGCGCTGGGACGATTCCTCCCAGCGTGGCAGAAGGTGACGGCAGCGAGCCCGGGGCGCAAGGGCGGTGTGCACGGCATCGACGGCGTGATGGCGGTCGTGGACCAACTCGCGGGCTGCCCGGTCCCGGCGAGCGCGTTGGAACCGCTGGTGCTGGCCGCGCGGGTCCGTGACTACCACAACTCCTACCTCGACGAACTGACGGCGGCGGGAGAGGTGGTGTGGGCCGGCCACGGCGCCTTGCCGGGCAACGACGGTTGGGTCAGCCTGCACGCCGGGGACCGCGCGCACCTGACCCTGCCGGTGCCCGAGGAGCGCGACCACGACGAGATCGCCGCCGCACTGCTGGAGGCGATGGCTGACGGCGGCGCATGGTTCTTCACCCAACTCGCCTCCCGCGTCACGCAGTCCCTGGGCAAGGCGATCGGCGACGCACCTCTGTCGGCTGCCCTGTGGCAACTGGTGTGGGACGGCTTCGTCACCAACGACACCCTGGGACCGTTGCGCTCCCTGATCCGTCAGGGCTCGACGACGCACCGCACCCGTCGTACCCCACCACGCACCGGCCGGATGCCGGCACGCACCGGGCCTCCCGGCACTGCGGGCCGCTGGTCGCTGCTCCCTGAGCTGGACACCGATCCCACCCGACGGGCCCACGCCCGAGCCGAAGTCCTGCTTGAACGCCACGGCGTCGTCACCCGGGGCGCCGTCACCGGGGAACGCGTCCCCGGTGGGTTCGCCGGCGTCTACCGGGTGCTGGCTGCGCTGGAGGAGACCGGACGGTGTCGCCGTGGCTACTTCGTCGAGGGCCTCGGCGCAGCCCAGTTCGGCCCCGTGGGGGCCGTGGACCGGCTGCGCACGTTCTCCGAGTTCTCCCCCACCGCCCACGAACCTCTGGTGGTGACGCTGGCCGCCACCGACCCGGCCAATCCCTACGGTGCGGCCCTTCCCTGGCCTCCGGGCGAGGGCCACCGTCCGGGACGCAAGGCCGGCGCGGTCGTGGTGATCGTCGACGGCGAACTCGCGGCCTACGTCGAGCGGGGCGGGAAGTCGTTGCTCACCTTCGACGCGTCCGCCAGCGTCAACCGGGCGGTGGCGGTGTCGCTGGCCGAGACCGTGACGCGCGGCGCGTGGGACTCCCTCAGCGTCGAACGGATCGACGGTCAGCCGGTGCTGGGCTCGGGCGAGACTCCGCTGCGTACGGCGTTGGCCGAGGCCGGGTTCGTGGTGACCACCAAGGGGCTGAAGATCCGTGCCCGAGGGTGA
- a CDS encoding DUF3046 domain-containing protein — protein MRHTEFWVRMDEALGQASAGAWAEMFVMAELGSRTAKEALDAGIPPKQVWAAVHTALGLPDRLR, from the coding sequence ATGAGGCACACGGAGTTCTGGGTCCGGATGGACGAGGCCCTGGGGCAGGCCTCCGCAGGCGCCTGGGCCGAGATGTTCGTCATGGCCGAACTCGGCTCGCGCACGGCGAAGGAAGCGCTCGACGCGGGCATCCCGCCCAAGCAGGTCTGGGCTGCGGTGCACACCGCTCTGGGGCTGCCGGACAGGCTCCGCTGA
- the recA gene encoding recombinase RecA — MNYGGDRTKALDAALANIEKSFGKGSVMRLGDETRAPLEVIPTGAISLDIALGLGGLPRGRVVEIYGPESSGKTTVALHAVANAQRAGGIVAFIDAEHALDPEYAKNLGVDTDALLVSQPDSGEQALEIADMLIRSGALDLIVVDSVAALVPRAEIEGEMGDSHVGLQARLMSQALRKMTGALNNSNTTAIFINQLREKIGVMFGSPETTTGGRALKFYSSVRLDVRRIETLKDGTDAVGNRTRVKVVKNKVAPPFKQAEFDIMYGKGISREGGLIDVGVDAGIVRKAGAWYTYEGDQLGQGKENSRKFLKDNPDLANEIEKKILEKLGVGPQVDAPAEDFSEEPIGVDDF, encoded by the coding sequence GTGAACTACGGCGGCGACCGAACCAAGGCGCTCGACGCAGCGCTGGCCAACATCGAGAAGTCCTTCGGCAAGGGCTCCGTGATGCGACTGGGTGACGAGACCCGCGCTCCGCTCGAGGTCATCCCCACCGGCGCCATCTCCCTCGACATCGCCCTCGGCCTCGGCGGTCTGCCGCGTGGTCGCGTCGTCGAGATCTACGGTCCTGAATCGTCCGGTAAGACCACCGTCGCCCTGCACGCCGTGGCCAACGCCCAGCGCGCCGGCGGCATCGTCGCCTTCATCGACGCCGAGCACGCTCTCGACCCGGAGTACGCCAAGAACCTCGGCGTCGACACCGACGCTCTCCTCGTCTCCCAGCCCGACTCCGGTGAGCAGGCGCTCGAGATCGCGGACATGCTGATCCGCTCCGGTGCCCTCGACCTCATCGTCGTCGACTCCGTCGCAGCGCTCGTGCCCCGTGCCGAGATCGAGGGCGAGATGGGTGACAGCCACGTCGGCCTGCAGGCGCGCCTCATGAGCCAGGCGCTCCGCAAGATGACCGGTGCCCTCAACAACTCCAACACCACCGCCATCTTCATCAACCAGCTGCGCGAGAAGATCGGCGTCATGTTCGGTTCGCCGGAGACCACCACCGGTGGTCGTGCGCTGAAGTTCTACTCCTCGGTCCGCCTCGACGTGCGTCGTATCGAGACCCTCAAGGACGGCACCGACGCCGTGGGCAACCGCACCCGCGTCAAGGTCGTCAAGAACAAGGTCGCCCCGCCGTTCAAGCAGGCTGAGTTCGACATCATGTACGGCAAGGGCATCTCCCGCGAGGGTGGCCTGATCGACGTCGGCGTCGACGCGGGCATCGTCCGCAAGGCCGGCGCCTGGTACACCTACGAAGGCGACCAGCTCGGTCAGGGCAAGGAGAACTCGCGCAAGTTCCTCAAGGACAACCCCGACCTCGCCAACGAGATCGAGAAGAAGATCCTCGAGAAGCTCGGTGTCGGTCCGCAGGTCGACGCTCCGGCTGAGGATTTCTCCGAGGAGCCGATCGGCGTCGACGACTTCTGA
- a CDS encoding regulatory protein RecX — MGDPKRAGGAEPDPWLGDVGFGVSAWLDGAGVSRDDLIPTEPPEWAGPLPDTPFVPDVDPAETPRQTWGRGAERRSEWAPGRGGRSEGFGSRKAASRAGGAAKKAAKRPSRYEEDGNLKPRKERKPKLSPEEAVAAMTPLELEEYARKIILDQLTGQARSRKELNDKLAKKFVPEELVTRLLDRFEEVGLIDDEAYARMWIASRQPGKGLAGRALAQELRRKGIDDEVVKEAVAEIDPEDERDAAERLVAKKMRSVGGLDRQVATRRLVGMLARKGYNSGLAFSVVREALDAHAAETEEEPDWG; from the coding sequence ATGGGTGACCCGAAGCGTGCCGGCGGCGCCGAGCCAGACCCCTGGCTCGGCGACGTCGGCTTCGGCGTCTCCGCATGGCTCGACGGGGCAGGTGTCTCCCGTGACGACCTGATTCCCACCGAACCGCCGGAGTGGGCCGGCCCACTGCCCGACACCCCGTTCGTTCCCGACGTCGACCCCGCCGAGACCCCGCGTCAGACGTGGGGTCGGGGTGCCGAGCGCCGCTCCGAGTGGGCTCCCGGACGGGGCGGTCGCAGCGAGGGATTCGGCAGCCGCAAGGCCGCAAGCCGCGCCGGTGGTGCCGCGAAGAAGGCAGCCAAGCGCCCCTCGCGCTACGAGGAGGACGGCAACCTCAAACCCCGCAAGGAGCGCAAGCCCAAGCTCTCCCCGGAAGAGGCAGTGGCGGCGATGACGCCGCTCGAGCTCGAGGAGTACGCGCGCAAGATCATCCTCGACCAGCTCACCGGGCAGGCCCGCAGCCGCAAGGAACTCAACGACAAGCTGGCCAAGAAGTTCGTCCCCGAAGAGCTCGTCACACGGCTCCTGGACCGCTTCGAAGAGGTCGGTCTGATCGACGACGAGGCGTACGCCCGGATGTGGATCGCCAGCCGCCAGCCCGGCAAGGGACTCGCCGGACGTGCCCTGGCCCAGGAACTGCGCCGCAAGGGGATCGACGACGAGGTGGTCAAGGAGGCCGTCGCCGAGATCGATCCCGAGGACGAACGCGACGCCGCCGAACGACTCGTCGCCAAGAAGATGCGCTCCGTGGGTGGGCTCGACCGACAGGTCGCGACCCGACGGCTCGTCGGGATGCTGGCCCGCAAGGGGTACAACTCCGGCCTCGCGTTCAGCGTCGTGCGTGAAGCTCTCGACGCCCACGCGGCCGAGACCGAAGAGGAACCTGACTGGGGCTGA
- a CDS encoding PPK2 family polyphosphate kinase, translated as MNSSPDVGLGPVDLVALRLESGPVDLTSFATDATPGVDGRKAGEQALANLAPVLADLQERLWAARLAGSRQRVLVVLQGMDTSGKGGTIRKAFGLVDPRGLQITSFGAPTAEERARDFLWRIRPALPTPGHIGVFDRSHYEDVLIQRVRSFAPPEEIERRYGAIAEFEHDLAEDDVTVVKILLHISPEEQAERLRERLLNPAKHWKYDPSDLDDRALWDEYRTAHEIALERTDAEHAPWYVVPADRKWFRNLAVAQILAEALAGLDLDWPEADFDVAAQLARLDDVDISDS; from the coding sequence ATGAACTCCTCTCCGGACGTGGGGCTGGGCCCCGTCGATCTTGTTGCCCTCCGTCTCGAGTCGGGGCCGGTGGACCTCACCTCGTTCGCCACCGACGCCACTCCCGGTGTGGATGGCCGCAAGGCGGGGGAGCAGGCGCTCGCCAACCTCGCCCCCGTGCTCGCCGACCTGCAGGAGCGGCTCTGGGCGGCACGGCTGGCCGGGTCACGACAGCGGGTGCTGGTGGTGCTGCAAGGCATGGACACCTCCGGCAAGGGCGGGACCATCCGCAAGGCGTTCGGTCTGGTCGATCCCCGCGGTCTGCAGATCACCTCGTTCGGGGCACCGACCGCCGAAGAGCGAGCCCGCGACTTCCTCTGGCGGATCCGTCCTGCCCTGCCCACGCCGGGACACATCGGGGTCTTCGACCGCAGCCACTACGAGGACGTGCTGATCCAGAGGGTTCGCTCCTTCGCCCCACCCGAGGAGATCGAACGCCGTTACGGCGCGATCGCCGAGTTCGAGCACGACCTCGCCGAGGACGACGTCACGGTGGTGAAGATCCTGTTGCACATCAGCCCCGAGGAGCAGGCCGAGCGGCTGCGCGAACGACTCCTCAATCCCGCGAAGCACTGGAAGTACGACCCCTCCGACCTCGACGACCGCGCGCTCTGGGACGAGTACCGCACCGCTCACGAGATCGCGTTGGAACGGACAGACGCCGAGCACGCCCCCTGGTACGTGGTTCCCGCGGATCGCAAGTGGTTCCGTAACCTTGCCGTGGCGCAGATCCTCGCCGAGGCCCTTGCCGGACTCGACCTGGACTGGCCCGAGGCAGATTTCGACGTCGCGGCCCAACTGGCCCGACTGGACGATGTGGACATCAGTGATTCCTGA
- a CDS encoding HipA family kinase has product MTRYVTPLREGGSLPGIVEADDSGTYVIKFVGAGQGVRVLVAEMIASGLAMRLGLRTPRLVALQLGAEIARYEADEEVQDLLQASIGLNLGVDYLPGSFGFDGDVDADPDECGTILWLDAFCANVDRSWRNPNLLVWRDEVWVIDHGASLYFHHAWSRSITDPARFAVQKWDVTDHVLERHVDRVPAADERARAVLSRQVFTEIVAEIPDVWLTSTPDVTPDELRAAYVDFLDARLAQRVWLPGGAA; this is encoded by the coding sequence GTGACGCGCTACGTCACCCCGTTGCGTGAGGGCGGAAGTCTGCCCGGGATCGTCGAAGCAGACGACTCCGGCACGTACGTCATCAAGTTCGTCGGCGCCGGACAGGGTGTCCGGGTGCTGGTGGCGGAGATGATCGCCAGTGGTCTGGCGATGCGTCTGGGACTGCGTACCCCGCGTCTGGTCGCGCTCCAGCTCGGTGCGGAGATCGCGCGCTACGAGGCCGACGAGGAGGTTCAGGACCTGCTGCAGGCCAGCATCGGCCTCAACCTCGGCGTCGACTACCTCCCTGGTTCGTTCGGATTCGACGGTGACGTCGACGCCGACCCCGACGAGTGCGGCACCATCCTGTGGCTCGACGCCTTCTGTGCCAACGTGGACCGTTCGTGGCGCAACCCCAACCTGCTGGTGTGGCGTGACGAGGTCTGGGTGATCGACCACGGCGCCTCGCTCTACTTCCACCACGCCTGGTCGCGCAGCATCACTGACCCGGCCCGGTTCGCCGTCCAGAAGTGGGACGTCACCGACCACGTCCTGGAGCGTCATGTCGACCGCGTCCCGGCCGCCGACGAGCGCGCCCGTGCGGTGCTCTCGCGCCAGGTCTTCACCGAGATCGTCGCCGAGATCCCTGACGTGTGGCTGACCTCGACGCCCGACGTCACCCCCGACGAACTCCGTGCCGCCTACGTCGACTTCCTCGACGCGCGTCTGGCCCAGCGGGTGTGGCTGCCGGGCGGTGCGGCATGA
- a CDS encoding DUF3037 domain-containing protein, which produces MNTTAPVDTTAQQSFTYQYVVLRCVPRPEREEFLNVGVVVYCQEADFLQVRWNVDRARVQAFAPTLDVDRVCSSLDFVEGVCAGDSRGGAAAGRPISQRFGFLKAPKSTVLQPGPVHGGVAADPAAALEMLTGRLVG; this is translated from the coding sequence ATGAACACCACGGCCCCGGTGGACACCACCGCACAGCAGAGCTTCACCTACCAGTACGTGGTGCTGCGCTGCGTCCCGCGCCCCGAGCGTGAGGAGTTCCTCAACGTCGGCGTCGTCGTCTACTGCCAGGAGGCCGACTTCCTGCAGGTGCGTTGGAACGTCGACCGCGCGCGCGTGCAGGCGTTCGCACCCACGCTCGACGTCGACCGGGTCTGCTCCTCGCTCGACTTCGTCGAGGGGGTCTGCGCCGGCGACTCGCGCGGCGGTGCCGCTGCGGGACGCCCGATCAGCCAGCGCTTCGGTTTCCTCAAGGCACCCAAGTCGACGGTGCTGCAGCCGGGACCGGTCCACGGTGGCGTGGCCGCTGACCCGGCCGCTGCCCTCGAAATGCTGACCGGCCGCCTGGTGGGGTGA
- a CDS encoding sirohydrochlorin chelatase, with protein MAAPALVALAHGSRDPRSAATVKALVDEVRRMRPDLRIEQAFLDLSKPSFTSTVDRLVKAGFDEIVVVPLLLTEAYHAKVDVPEAVAEAMSRHAGLQIRATGVLGLETTFLDVLDIRMREALKDARVRELDALVLAAAGSSDPLANQSVARLARLWGARHKLPVKAAFASAAPPTTGEAVRAFRNQGRRHIAVASLFLAPGFLPDRAAELAHEAGAVAVSAPLGAHPEVARTVLARYAVGAVELVPV; from the coding sequence ATGGCTGCTCCTGCATTGGTTGCACTCGCCCACGGTTCCCGCGACCCCAGGTCCGCGGCGACCGTCAAGGCACTGGTCGACGAGGTCCGACGCATGCGTCCGGACCTCCGAATCGAGCAGGCATTCCTCGACCTGTCCAAGCCGTCGTTCACCTCGACGGTGGACCGACTGGTGAAGGCGGGCTTCGACGAGATCGTCGTCGTCCCGCTGCTGCTGACCGAGGCGTACCACGCCAAGGTCGACGTTCCCGAGGCCGTCGCGGAGGCCATGAGCCGCCACGCCGGTCTCCAGATTCGCGCCACCGGAGTGCTCGGACTCGAGACCACCTTCCTCGACGTCCTCGACATCCGGATGCGCGAGGCGCTCAAGGACGCACGTGTCCGCGAGCTCGACGCCCTCGTCCTGGCTGCCGCAGGGTCCTCGGACCCCCTGGCCAACCAGTCCGTGGCCCGTCTGGCCCGCCTCTGGGGCGCCCGCCACAAGTTGCCGGTGAAGGCTGCCTTCGCCTCCGCGGCACCGCCGACCACCGGTGAGGCCGTGCGCGCGTTCCGTAACCAGGGACGTCGCCACATCGCGGTCGCGTCGCTGTTCCTGGCGCCCGGCTTCCTGCCGGACCGCGCTGCCGAACTCGCCCACGAGGCAGGCGCCGTGGCGGTCTCCGCACCGCTGGGCGCCCACCCCGAGGTGGCCCGCACCGTCCTGGCCCGCTACGCCGTGGGTGCCGTCGAGCTCGTTCCGGTGTGA
- a CDS encoding phosphoadenylyl-sulfate reductase: MSTETTNAARAFKGTHTEGRSPEELRELVSHMGAELELAPAETIIEWAAATFGERFAITSSMGDALLAHLAAKVVPGVDIVFLDTGYHFVETIGTRDAVAATMDVNVVTILPPLTVEQQDAAYGKDLYKTDPDLCCKLRKVDPLATSLDGYDAWASGLRRAETRNRVVAPVIGWDAKKGKVKVSPIARWSDEQVESYMAENGVLVNPLVYDNYPSIGCWPCTRRVAPGDDPRSGRWAGTNKTECGLHS; the protein is encoded by the coding sequence GTGAGCACCGAGACGACCAACGCCGCTCGGGCGTTCAAGGGCACCCACACCGAGGGGCGTTCCCCCGAAGAACTGCGCGAACTGGTCTCGCACATGGGCGCCGAGCTCGAGCTCGCTCCCGCCGAGACCATCATCGAGTGGGCCGCCGCCACCTTCGGCGAGCGGTTCGCCATCACCTCGTCCATGGGCGACGCCCTGCTGGCCCACCTGGCCGCGAAGGTCGTCCCTGGCGTGGACATCGTCTTCCTCGACACCGGTTACCACTTCGTCGAGACCATCGGAACCCGTGACGCCGTCGCCGCAACCATGGACGTCAACGTCGTCACGATCCTGCCTCCGCTCACCGTGGAGCAGCAGGACGCCGCGTACGGCAAGGATCTCTACAAGACCGATCCTGACCTGTGCTGCAAGTTGCGCAAGGTCGACCCGTTGGCCACCTCGCTGGACGGGTACGACGCTTGGGCATCCGGACTCCGACGCGCAGAGACCCGCAACCGGGTCGTCGCGCCGGTGATCGGCTGGGACGCCAAGAAGGGCAAGGTGAAGGTCTCCCCCATCGCTCGCTGGAGTGACGAGCAGGTGGAGTCCTACATGGCCGAGAACGGCGTCCTGGTCAACCCACTCGTCTACGACAACTACCCGTCGATCGGCTGCTGGCCGTGCACACGGCGCGTTGCCCCTGGTGACGACCCGCGCAGCGGTCGCTGGGCCGGCACCAACAAGACCGAGTGCGGACTGCACTCCTGA